One Nesterenkonia populi DNA window includes the following coding sequences:
- a CDS encoding MazG nucleotide pyrophosphohydrolase domain-containing protein: protein MQITEVAEALEPISRRYAENNSIDRSSEWFMLKLQEEVGELTQAFIDLHGMGRDRGTTEAQRRQAFETELADVLGQLLLLARHHSVDVDQAIADKWLKWA from the coding sequence ATGCAGATCACTGAGGTAGCCGAGGCCCTGGAACCGATCTCCCGGCGGTACGCCGAGAACAACAGCATCGACCGCAGCAGCGAATGGTTCATGCTCAAACTGCAGGAGGAGGTCGGCGAGCTCACGCAGGCATTCATCGACCTGCACGGCATGGGCCGTGACCGCGGCACCACCGAGGCCCAGCGACGCCAGGCCTTCGAGACCGAGTTAGCCGACGTCCTCGGCCAGCTGCTGCTGCTAGCCCGCCACCACAGCGTCGACGTCGACCAGGCCATCGCCGACAAATGGCTCAAATGGGCATGA
- a CDS encoding alpha/beta fold hydrolase yields the protein MSEAAVNTRFLGLKDVKVHVGDTGGTGRPVVLIHGWPLNADSWAEQKPALAQAGYRVVSYDRRGFGRSDKPGGGYDYDTLADDLAGLLEELDLRDVTLVGFSMGGGEVARYIARHGQERLHSVVFAGAVTPMMMKSEDNPDGPLDEATAQEMSSQLEADPEAFFDQFTREFFSAAGTTEPLVSEDVRQQAIEQSRQADKSAALKAMEAFGTSDFREDLKAITVPTLVLHGSADATVPFEGSGQRTHAAVPHSQLRVIDGAPHGFNASHAEEFNSALTQFLSE from the coding sequence ATGTCAGAAGCTGCAGTGAACACACGATTCCTTGGGCTCAAAGACGTCAAGGTCCACGTGGGCGACACCGGAGGCACAGGCCGGCCCGTCGTGCTCATCCATGGCTGGCCCCTCAACGCCGACTCATGGGCAGAGCAGAAACCTGCCCTCGCCCAGGCCGGCTACAGGGTGGTCTCCTATGACCGCCGCGGCTTCGGGCGCAGCGACAAGCCCGGCGGCGGATACGACTACGACACGCTCGCCGACGACCTCGCAGGTCTTCTTGAAGAGCTGGACCTGCGCGACGTCACCCTCGTCGGCTTCTCCATGGGAGGCGGCGAAGTGGCCCGCTACATCGCCCGTCATGGCCAGGAGCGCCTGCACAGCGTGGTCTTCGCCGGCGCTGTGACGCCCATGATGATGAAGTCCGAGGACAACCCGGACGGTCCGCTGGACGAGGCCACGGCTCAGGAGATGTCCTCACAGCTCGAGGCGGACCCTGAGGCGTTCTTCGACCAGTTCACTCGGGAATTCTTCTCCGCCGCCGGCACGACCGAGCCCCTTGTCAGCGAAGACGTGCGGCAGCAAGCCATCGAGCAGTCCCGTCAGGCTGACAAGTCCGCCGCCCTCAAAGCGATGGAGGCCTTCGGCACCAGCGACTTCCGAGAGGACCTCAAAGCCATCACTGTGCCGACCCTGGTTCTCCACGGAAGCGCTGACGCCACCGTGCCCTTCGAAGGCTCGGGTCAGCGCACCCACGCAGCGGTGCCCCACAGCCAGCTCCGCGTCATCGACGGCGCCCCCCACGGCTTCAACGCCAGCCACGCCGAAGAGTTCAATTCCGCGCTGACACAGTTCCTCTCCGAATAG
- the thiL gene encoding thiamine-phosphate kinase → MSTAARTLAEAGEDGVLSAIMNVIQPFNTARGQAGLELGPGNDDAAVLTPSAGSRVVMTTDTMSEDQDFRRAWWSDPAEQAQDIGTKAAAQNLSDINAMGAEPAALLISLTLPGALTVDWAENFFRGVIRACSQPGAEHCVIAGGDLGSGDTIAVTITAVGELPAEIPGLPGEPGLRRDRARPGDILTVAGNLGYAAAGLALLEDPAAQLASEDPEHWSADPTVRRALAAQKRPTPPLVEGRIAVIAGATAGMDLSDGLMRDAGRLARASGVRLLLEEGPLWARAEQLTAAAQGLEKDERLALEWVLAGGEDYSLLATFPPEAEIPEGFARIGAAAAPKAGEPGVVAPFGTSTPGWDSLKAEVSPRTSGRAG, encoded by the coding sequence ATGAGCACCGCTGCCCGCACCCTCGCCGAGGCTGGAGAGGACGGCGTCCTCTCCGCGATCATGAACGTCATCCAGCCGTTCAACACCGCGCGCGGCCAGGCCGGGCTCGAGCTGGGTCCGGGCAACGACGACGCCGCCGTGCTCACCCCCAGCGCCGGGAGCCGGGTCGTCATGACCACGGACACCATGAGCGAGGACCAGGACTTCCGGCGCGCCTGGTGGTCCGATCCCGCCGAACAGGCGCAGGACATCGGCACCAAAGCCGCCGCCCAGAACCTCTCTGACATCAACGCCATGGGCGCAGAGCCCGCCGCCCTGCTGATCTCTCTGACCCTGCCCGGCGCTCTCACCGTCGACTGGGCAGAGAATTTCTTCAGGGGCGTCATCCGCGCATGCTCCCAGCCCGGAGCCGAGCACTGCGTCATCGCCGGAGGCGACCTCGGCTCCGGCGACACCATCGCCGTCACGATCACAGCCGTCGGGGAGCTCCCCGCAGAGATCCCCGGACTGCCCGGAGAGCCGGGGCTTCGCCGCGACCGCGCACGGCCAGGCGACATTCTCACCGTCGCCGGAAACCTCGGCTACGCCGCCGCCGGGCTCGCCCTGCTTGAAGACCCGGCAGCGCAGCTGGCATCCGAGGACCCCGAGCACTGGAGCGCAGACCCCACCGTCCGGCGGGCGCTCGCCGCCCAGAAGCGACCGACTCCGCCGCTGGTCGAAGGGCGGATCGCCGTCATCGCCGGGGCCACCGCCGGGATGGACCTCTCCGACGGTCTGATGCGCGACGCCGGCAGGCTCGCCAGAGCCTCAGGCGTTCGCCTCCTCCTGGAGGAGGGGCCCCTGTGGGCGCGGGCCGAGCAGCTCACCGCCGCCGCACAGGGCCTGGAGAAGGACGAACGGCTGGCGCTGGAATGGGTGCTGGCGGGGGGAGAGGACTACAGCCTGCTGGCCACCTTCCCGCCCGAGGCGGAGATTCCCGAAGGATTCGCCCGCATCGGCGCCGCGGCCGCCCCGAAAGCAGGAGAGCCCGGTGTGGTTGCGCCTTTCGGCACGAGCACACCGGGCTGGGACTCCCTGAAAGCTGAGGTCAGCCCTCGAACTTCCGGCCGAGCTGGGTGA
- a CDS encoding NUDIX hydrolase produces the protein MLQEDLRKRAETDGTRKFVVGAVIHDEGHALLVTRSLEDDFLPGLEEVPSGGVEGSETLNEALHRELEEEVGFGAEHVDPDFIAAFDYQSRSRRMTRQFTVSVPLRGREVRLSDEHTSSRWITLDHLDAANATPETKEVLRQWFEWRMR, from the coding sequence GTGCTGCAAGAAGACCTGCGGAAACGAGCTGAGACAGACGGGACCCGAAAGTTTGTCGTGGGGGCGGTGATTCACGATGAGGGCCATGCACTGTTGGTAACTCGGAGCCTTGAAGACGATTTCCTGCCGGGACTGGAGGAGGTTCCATCCGGGGGAGTGGAAGGCTCCGAGACGCTGAACGAAGCACTGCACCGGGAGCTGGAGGAAGAAGTCGGGTTCGGTGCCGAGCACGTAGACCCAGATTTCATCGCAGCATTCGATTATCAGTCCCGTTCACGGCGCATGACCCGGCAGTTCACGGTCTCAGTGCCGCTTCGTGGACGAGAAGTGAGGCTCTCCGACGAACACACCTCCTCGCGGTGGATCACCCTTGATCATCTTGATGCCGCCAACGCCACGCCTGAGACCAAAGAAGTGCTCCGCCAGTGGTTCGAATGGCGGATGCGGTAA
- a CDS encoding cysteine hydrolase family protein, with protein sequence MGETASERGALVVIDVQQGFKDADFWGPRNNPECESNIGALIETWRTAGRPIVFVRHDSESPDSPLHPSSPGNAFQPVITGEPDLLVSKSVNSSFHGTPDLHAWLQQNNLHELVICGITTNHCCETTARVGGNLGYDVLFALDATHTFDRTSPEGQKISAGVLSEVTATNLHGEFATVVTTADLIV encoded by the coding sequence ATGGGAGAGACTGCAAGCGAAAGGGGCGCACTTGTCGTCATCGACGTTCAGCAAGGGTTCAAAGATGCTGACTTCTGGGGTCCACGGAACAACCCTGAGTGCGAGAGCAACATAGGGGCTCTGATCGAGACGTGGAGAACTGCCGGCCGGCCCATCGTGTTCGTTCGGCATGACTCGGAGAGCCCCGACTCACCGCTGCACCCCAGCAGTCCCGGCAACGCTTTCCAACCCGTCATCACGGGTGAGCCGGACCTTCTCGTCTCCAAGAGCGTGAACTCCAGCTTCCACGGGACCCCAGATCTTCACGCATGGCTCCAGCAGAACAACCTCCATGAGCTGGTGATCTGTGGGATCACCACCAACCACTGCTGTGAGACCACGGCCAGAGTGGGCGGCAATCTCGGGTACGACGTGCTCTTCGCCCTCGACGCCACTCACACCTTTGACCGGACCAGCCCCGAGGGGCAGAAGATCTCCGCTGGAGTGCTGAGCGAAGTCACAGCAACCAACCTCCATGGTGAGTTCGCAACCGTGGTCACTACAGCCGACCTGATCGTGTAG
- a CDS encoding aminotransferase class I/II-fold pyridoxal phosphate-dependent enzyme, with product MSQPPWMRSAAGANVYDHDSGTVLPTIYERTTATANQHGAVNLGQGFPDQEGPAWLRQLAAEAVGTDAGPSNQYPPGLGFPWFREAVAEHQRRWYGVDLDPADQVMHATGATEAITASILAFAEPGSEVLAFEPFYDSYGAVVALAGAELRTVPLRAPDFRPDVAALRAAISERTSMILVNTPHNPTGTVFTDAEWEEIVRLARRHGVVVMSDEVYEHLVFDDAAAPHRTVLSVAGAEEVAVAIGSAGKSFSVTGWKVGWLTGSPELVNRVRGVKQFLSFCSGPAYQFAAAEGLRDDRGFFVENRARLREGRDRLMEGLAEAGFNAFAAEAGYFVLADARQLTERPAAEVAVELTRDAGVAAIPVSSLTLPRTQQEAEDELNHLLRFAFCKRPETLEDAISRLQAWSRRR from the coding sequence ATGTCTCAGCCTCCTTGGATGCGCTCCGCCGCGGGCGCAAACGTCTATGACCATGACTCCGGCACCGTCCTGCCGACCATCTATGAGCGCACTACGGCGACGGCGAATCAGCACGGAGCAGTGAACCTGGGCCAGGGGTTCCCTGACCAGGAGGGCCCGGCATGGCTGCGGCAGCTGGCCGCTGAGGCTGTGGGGACCGACGCTGGGCCGTCCAACCAGTACCCGCCGGGGCTGGGGTTCCCGTGGTTCCGCGAGGCCGTGGCGGAGCATCAGCGCCGCTGGTACGGCGTCGACCTGGATCCTGCCGACCAGGTGATGCACGCAACGGGTGCCACCGAGGCGATCACCGCGTCGATCCTTGCGTTCGCTGAGCCCGGCTCGGAGGTTCTGGCCTTCGAGCCGTTCTACGACTCCTACGGGGCCGTGGTGGCCCTCGCGGGGGCGGAGCTGCGGACGGTGCCCCTGCGCGCCCCGGACTTCCGCCCCGATGTGGCTGCGCTGCGGGCAGCGATCAGTGAGCGGACGTCGATGATCCTGGTGAACACCCCGCACAATCCGACCGGCACCGTCTTCACCGATGCTGAATGGGAGGAGATTGTTCGCCTGGCTCGCAGGCACGGCGTGGTCGTGATGTCTGATGAGGTGTACGAGCACCTGGTGTTCGACGACGCTGCCGCGCCTCATCGGACAGTCCTCAGCGTCGCAGGGGCCGAAGAGGTGGCGGTGGCGATCGGCTCGGCCGGAAAATCGTTCTCGGTGACGGGGTGGAAGGTCGGGTGGCTGACCGGGAGCCCGGAGCTGGTGAATCGCGTGCGCGGGGTGAAGCAGTTCCTCAGCTTCTGCTCGGGCCCGGCCTACCAGTTCGCCGCCGCGGAGGGCCTGCGGGACGACCGTGGGTTCTTCGTAGAGAACAGAGCCCGCCTGAGGGAGGGCCGGGATCGGCTGATGGAGGGGCTCGCTGAGGCTGGCTTCAACGCCTTCGCCGCGGAGGCGGGCTATTTTGTCCTGGCGGATGCCCGCCAGCTTACGGAGCGTCCCGCAGCGGAGGTTGCCGTCGAGCTGACCCGGGATGCCGGCGTCGCGGCCATCCCGGTGTCCTCACTGACTCTGCCGCGGACGCAGCAGGAAGCCGAGGACGAGCTCAACCACCTGCTGCGCTTTGCCTTCTGCAAACGTCCGGAGACGCTTGAGGACGCGATCTCTCGGCTGCAGGCCTGGAGCCGACGGCGGTGA
- a CDS encoding flavin reductase family protein: protein MNSEHHFYEPKDGHGLPHSPFNAIIAPRPIGWISSQGTDGVLNLAPFSFFNAFNYTPPIIGFASNGPKDTLANAQTSGEFCWNLVTAELAEAMNTSSAAVPAEVDEFSLARVTPAVSRIVNVPHVAEARAVFECRTTQVIPLLTASGAETETRVVFGEVVGVHIDNALLQGGIYQTKAASPILRGGGPSTYFTVTAENESTMDRPLPP, encoded by the coding sequence ATGAATTCAGAACACCATTTCTATGAGCCCAAAGATGGGCACGGCCTGCCTCATTCACCCTTCAACGCCATCATCGCGCCCCGTCCCATCGGCTGGATCTCGTCTCAGGGGACTGACGGAGTGCTGAATCTGGCCCCATTCAGCTTCTTCAACGCCTTCAACTACACCCCGCCCATCATCGGCTTCGCCAGCAACGGGCCCAAGGACACTCTTGCCAATGCTCAGACCAGCGGCGAGTTCTGCTGGAACCTGGTCACCGCCGAACTCGCCGAGGCGATGAACACCAGTTCCGCGGCAGTGCCGGCCGAGGTTGATGAGTTCTCCCTCGCCAGAGTGACACCCGCGGTGTCGCGCATCGTGAACGTGCCGCACGTGGCTGAAGCCCGCGCCGTGTTCGAATGCCGCACCACCCAGGTCATCCCACTGCTGACCGCATCCGGTGCGGAGACTGAGACACGTGTTGTCTTCGGAGAGGTGGTCGGGGTCCATATCGACAATGCCCTCCTCCAGGGAGGTATTTATCAGACGAAAGCGGCAAGCCCGATTCTTCGGGGCGGAGGCCCTTCTACCTACTTCACGGTCACGGCAGAGAACGAAAGCACAATGGACCGCCCTTTACCGCCGTGA
- a CDS encoding LysR family transcriptional regulator: MVDLTRLRTFRAVLADGSVHGAAAQLGYTPSAVSQQLQALQKEVGLDLLERNGRGLAPTALGRTFADEAERLLQEASRLEKLTQDLRGGRTGSLSVMHISSVGAAWMPGIVATLAREFPQLRLDLHLWELQHGTQARDVEVYIREAGASSSPHHQGDGYESEDLLTEPYVAVLPAAHPLASRREVSLPDLQEETWVDNDLTDGACRRILIDACAASGFIPAFQVETQDHATAVAFVEAGAGITVMPRLSYLSARANPDLVSVVELADPTPVRTIAVRAKKALAHTPPVLRLKELLRSQAGQSH; the protein is encoded by the coding sequence ATGGTCGACCTCACACGTCTTCGCACGTTCCGTGCCGTGCTCGCCGACGGCTCTGTTCACGGAGCCGCAGCTCAGCTGGGCTACACGCCCTCAGCTGTCAGCCAGCAGCTTCAGGCCCTCCAGAAGGAGGTCGGGCTGGACCTCTTGGAGCGCAATGGCCGGGGATTGGCGCCCACGGCCCTCGGACGGACCTTTGCTGATGAGGCGGAGCGGCTGCTTCAGGAGGCCAGCCGCCTCGAAAAGCTCACGCAGGACCTGCGCGGCGGCCGGACGGGGTCACTGTCCGTCATGCATATCAGTTCGGTGGGGGCAGCCTGGATGCCCGGAATCGTTGCAACTTTGGCCCGTGAGTTTCCGCAGCTCCGGCTCGACCTTCACCTCTGGGAGCTGCAGCATGGCACGCAGGCCCGCGACGTGGAGGTCTATATTCGCGAAGCCGGGGCCAGCTCGTCGCCTCATCACCAGGGCGACGGATACGAATCTGAGGACCTCCTCACGGAGCCGTACGTAGCCGTGCTCCCCGCAGCCCATCCGCTCGCGAGTCGGAGGGAGGTCTCTCTGCCCGACCTTCAGGAGGAGACGTGGGTGGACAACGACCTCACGGACGGGGCGTGCCGCCGGATTCTGATCGACGCGTGCGCCGCCAGCGGTTTCATCCCCGCGTTTCAGGTGGAGACGCAGGATCATGCCACTGCGGTGGCGTTCGTCGAGGCTGGGGCTGGTATTACGGTGATGCCTCGGCTCAGCTACCTCTCCGCCCGGGCGAACCCTGATCTGGTGTCCGTGGTGGAGCTGGCCGACCCTACACCTGTCCGCACCATTGCTGTTCGCGCCAAGAAGGCCCTGGCCCACACGCCGCCTGTATTGCGCCTGAAGGAGCTGCTCCGTTCCCAGGCAGGGCAGTCGCACTAG
- a CDS encoding TIGR02206 family membrane protein, which yields MLFGSVHLILLGLTALSAALTVWGAPRLSRPEAVFRVSGWVLLASSVFYTVWLLLPPNFSLGDSLPLHFSDALRFTCAVALIMGARWAAAIAYYWGLTLNSQALLTPHPSMLEGLSVNMVFYWALHIAVLLVPLALLRTDYRPRWRDFGVAYGGAAAWTALTMPINHVLGTNYGFLNRPPDGGSLIDLLGPWPLYVMWLAVLVAAVWAVMTWPWTRRAARQDYDEQDVSASLDALRRGRKRL from the coding sequence ATGCTGTTCGGTTCGGTGCATCTCATTCTGCTGGGCCTCACCGCTCTGTCGGCGGCCCTGACGGTCTGGGGTGCCCCGCGGCTGTCCCGTCCGGAGGCTGTCTTCAGGGTCTCCGGCTGGGTTCTGCTGGCCTCGTCGGTGTTCTACACGGTGTGGCTGCTGCTGCCGCCGAACTTCAGCCTGGGCGATTCGCTGCCGCTGCATTTCTCGGATGCGCTGCGCTTCACCTGTGCCGTCGCGCTGATCATGGGGGCGCGGTGGGCGGCGGCGATCGCGTATTACTGGGGGCTGACTCTGAACTCGCAGGCGCTGCTGACTCCGCATCCGAGCATGCTGGAGGGCCTGTCGGTGAACATGGTGTTCTACTGGGCGCTGCACATTGCGGTGCTGCTGGTGCCGCTGGCGCTTCTCCGCACGGACTACCGGCCGCGCTGGCGAGATTTCGGCGTTGCCTACGGCGGTGCCGCGGCATGGACAGCGCTGACCATGCCGATCAACCACGTATTGGGGACCAACTACGGGTTTCTGAACCGCCCGCCGGACGGCGGCTCTCTGATCGACCTGCTGGGACCCTGGCCGCTCTATGTGATGTGGCTGGCGGTGCTGGTGGCTGCGGTGTGGGCTGTGATGACATGGCCATGGACTCGGCGCGCAGCGCGGCAGGATTACGATGAGCAGGATGTCTCAGCCTCCTTGGATGCGCTCCGCCGCGGGCGCAAACGTCTATGA
- a CDS encoding alpha/beta fold hydrolase, which produces MTRRVFLLQGLAQNPEDWSKVLQHLPPDIAAEPVDALQLGFGPDQELSLEQAAAELEERIDGGDDVVIVGLSYGAVIAARHAIDHPRPHRKYLLAGGQIKPRRWPGPLLLRAHPAARIFMQLRTRRRLDPHKVRSIMRMYASLDLRPKLHRITSRVTFAVGTIDRPHRKPARDVVQRVPHSEVVELTLTEHEPNKTGPHQLAAHIERLARS; this is translated from the coding sequence ATGACGCGGAGAGTCTTTCTGCTCCAGGGCTTGGCTCAGAACCCTGAGGATTGGTCCAAGGTGCTCCAGCATCTGCCCCCGGACATTGCCGCTGAGCCCGTTGACGCCCTCCAGCTCGGGTTCGGACCTGATCAGGAGCTCTCCCTCGAGCAGGCCGCCGCGGAGCTGGAGGAGCGGATCGACGGGGGCGACGACGTCGTCATCGTCGGACTCTCCTACGGGGCCGTGATCGCAGCCCGGCACGCCATCGACCACCCCCGCCCTCACCGCAAATACCTGCTCGCCGGCGGGCAGATCAAACCCCGGCGCTGGCCCGGACCGCTTCTGCTGCGCGCCCACCCCGCCGCACGGATCTTCATGCAGCTGCGCACCCGACGCCGGCTCGACCCCCACAAAGTCCGCAGCATCATGCGCATGTACGCCAGCCTCGACCTGCGCCCCAAGCTCCACCGCATCACCAGCCGTGTCACCTTCGCCGTCGGCACCATCGACAGGCCCCACCGGAAGCCAGCCCGCGACGTCGTGCAGCGGGTCCCGCACAGCGAGGTCGTCGAACTCACACTCACCGAGCACGAACCCAACAAGACCGGGCCCCACCAGCTCGCAGCCCACATCGAACGCCTCGCCCGCAGCTGA
- a CDS encoding ABC-F family ATP-binding cassette domain-containing protein, with the protein MEGPVGLIGENGSGKSTLLRILAGLLDQDGGEVHLSFPGVQNPRIGLLHQEPPFSPAATVSDAIEDAAAPILEAARSVDSAARRLADAPDKPELADEYARALEHAEQMDAWGIDARISQMLAGVGLAEVPVEQPTGELSGGQRARLSLAWVLLNAPDLMLLDEPTNHLDDDAASYLRAVLASWSSPVLIASHDRAFLDEAVTSLVDLDPSPVPHEVSAPLLQDGSGTGIGITRFTGTYTEYLNARLDARERWERQYQNEQAELKRLQASVRGSQAVGHENWTPRSEARIAAKFYADRNAKTVSRRVNDARARLEELEKNQIRKPPQELRFRGLTAARPEGGAQHRGHDSVLSVCELMVEHRLAPISFTLGTAEKLLVTCTNGSGKSTLLSVLIGDAAPDEGALQMDGDVRVGMLRQEVHLPDLKERGADRTVQQTYEDLVGQQRATEVPVSTFGLLHLRDHQRPVNLLSTGQQRRLELAVLLADPPDLLLLDEPTNHYSLMLATQMEAAIPTYPGAVIVASHDRWLRRTWQGSWLSLTAEH; encoded by the coding sequence GTGGAGGGTCCAGTCGGGCTCATCGGAGAGAACGGCTCAGGTAAGTCCACACTGCTGCGCATCCTTGCAGGACTGCTCGACCAGGACGGCGGGGAGGTCCATCTCAGCTTCCCCGGTGTGCAGAATCCTCGCATCGGTCTTCTGCATCAGGAGCCGCCCTTCTCTCCTGCAGCCACCGTCTCAGACGCCATTGAGGACGCTGCAGCACCGATCCTCGAAGCTGCCAGATCAGTGGACAGCGCAGCACGGCGCCTGGCTGACGCTCCAGACAAACCGGAACTTGCTGACGAGTATGCACGAGCTCTCGAACATGCAGAGCAGATGGATGCGTGGGGAATCGATGCTCGAATCTCACAGATGCTTGCAGGAGTAGGACTGGCCGAAGTCCCTGTGGAGCAGCCCACTGGTGAGCTCTCGGGAGGACAGCGTGCGCGGCTTTCCTTGGCTTGGGTGCTGCTCAATGCACCGGACCTGATGCTGCTGGATGAGCCCACAAACCATTTGGACGATGACGCCGCTTCTTATCTGCGCGCCGTTTTGGCGTCTTGGAGCAGCCCCGTGCTCATCGCCAGCCACGACAGGGCGTTCCTGGACGAAGCCGTCACCTCCCTGGTCGACCTCGATCCCTCCCCTGTGCCGCATGAAGTCTCTGCGCCGCTGCTGCAGGACGGTTCCGGGACAGGAATCGGCATCACCCGCTTCACCGGCACTTACACCGAGTACCTGAATGCTCGTCTCGATGCCCGAGAACGCTGGGAACGCCAATACCAGAATGAACAGGCTGAGCTGAAGCGCCTCCAAGCCTCCGTCAGGGGGAGCCAGGCAGTTGGACATGAGAATTGGACACCTCGCTCTGAGGCCCGCATCGCTGCGAAGTTCTACGCTGATCGCAACGCTAAGACTGTGAGCCGCCGTGTGAACGACGCCCGGGCTCGGCTCGAAGAGCTTGAGAAGAACCAGATCCGTAAGCCTCCCCAGGAGTTGAGGTTCCGCGGGCTGACCGCTGCCCGACCAGAGGGGGGTGCACAGCATCGCGGCCACGATTCGGTGCTCTCGGTTTGCGAACTGATGGTGGAGCATCGTTTGGCTCCCATATCCTTCACTCTCGGAACTGCTGAAAAGCTCCTTGTCACCTGCACCAACGGCTCAGGAAAGTCCACCCTTCTCTCTGTCCTCATCGGAGATGCTGCTCCGGACGAGGGAGCGCTCCAGATGGATGGCGATGTCCGTGTGGGGATGCTCCGCCAGGAAGTGCACCTGCCCGATCTGAAAGAGCGCGGAGCGGATAGAACCGTCCAGCAGACCTACGAAGATCTCGTCGGGCAGCAACGTGCCACGGAGGTCCCCGTGTCGACTTTCGGGCTCCTCCACCTGAGAGACCACCAACGTCCGGTGAACCTGCTCAGCACCGGGCAGCAGCGACGGCTTGAGCTTGCCGTGCTCCTGGCAGACCCGCCGGACCTGCTGCTGCTCGATGAGCCGACGAACCACTACTCCCTGATGCTGGCCACACAGATGGAAGCCGCGATTCCCACGTATCCCGGAGCTGTCATCGTCGCCTCCCACGACCGATGGCTGCGCCGCACCTGGCAGGGCAGCTGGTTGTCTCTGACGGCGGAGCACTGA
- a CDS encoding DMT family transporter — protein sequence MTQTSSAGASAAPPAPRLVIPLLAILAPVLMWASTFVVTRWAAPSIDPGPFALIRLIAASLTLTVLALTMHRGRPPKPSRTALGFAAAFGALWFGLYTVLFNWAGHYLDAGTVALVVNFAPLLVGIGAVVFFKEAFSRPLFIGMLVSLSGIALIGAAGGVGQLAAAGLLLAFGAAVFYAAGMLLQKLVLRELDPLTTTWLGCLAGTIALLPFLPATISGFDEISTPTLWAAIYMGIGPSALGFWFWGYAMTRFPTGKVASASLAVPAVVIVLSLLTLGEVPPPLALIGGAICLSGVAAAQLRHRRAKG from the coding sequence GTGACTCAGACTTCCTCTGCCGGCGCTTCTGCTGCGCCTCCCGCTCCGAGACTCGTGATTCCCCTGCTGGCGATCCTTGCCCCCGTGCTGATGTGGGCCTCCACCTTCGTGGTCACCCGGTGGGCCGCCCCCAGCATCGACCCGGGGCCGTTCGCGCTGATCAGGCTCATCGCCGCCTCACTGACCCTCACCGTGCTGGCGCTGACCATGCACCGAGGGCGTCCGCCGAAGCCGAGCCGGACCGCCCTCGGCTTCGCCGCCGCCTTCGGAGCCCTCTGGTTCGGGCTCTACACGGTCCTGTTCAACTGGGCCGGCCACTACCTCGACGCCGGCACCGTGGCCCTCGTCGTCAACTTTGCGCCCCTCCTTGTCGGGATCGGGGCCGTGGTGTTCTTCAAAGAAGCGTTCAGCCGCCCGCTCTTCATCGGGATGCTGGTCTCCCTCTCAGGAATCGCCCTGATCGGAGCTGCCGGAGGGGTCGGCCAATTGGCAGCGGCGGGACTGCTCCTCGCCTTCGGGGCTGCCGTCTTCTACGCCGCCGGAATGCTGCTTCAGAAGCTCGTGCTGCGTGAGCTCGACCCGCTCACCACCACATGGCTCGGATGTCTCGCGGGAACCATCGCCCTGCTGCCGTTCCTCCCGGCCACCATCAGCGGATTCGACGAGATCTCCACGCCCACGCTGTGGGCGGCGATCTACATGGGCATCGGTCCCAGCGCGTTGGGCTTCTGGTTCTGGGGCTACGCGATGACCCGCTTCCCCACCGGCAAGGTCGCCTCCGCATCGCTGGCAGTCCCGGCAGTAGTGATCGTGCTCTCGCTTCTGACGCTGGGGGAGGTGCCTCCGCCGCTTGCCCTGATCGGCGGTGCCATCTGCCTCTCCGGCGTCGCGGCGGCGCAATTGCGGCACAGGAGGGCCAAAGGCTGA